The following coding sequences are from one Methanohalophilus halophilus window:
- the flaJ gene encoding archaellar assembly protein FlaJ produces MSYRKAFKLMNMEPLDYVKKFALPVIVFGFVFSAIFYIMLPTLFVGNTRIIPALVPVLCIIFAAYYPMSILGGHAATINNNMHYYITQMGVISTADTPRIDIIRIISQNKAYKTLAEESRKIYNLVTVWNLSMSAACRFVAKLTPSIIYQDFLDRFAHGLESGEDIRSFLAAEQNVVMKQYEAMYNSAMYMIEVIKELFVSLVMALIFMASFALIMPVITGMDAVMLMGMVIAIFAMVDVAMLFFTKSKVPKDPIWIQSNIVTKEKTRLYRSIPISLLLCLLMAVAVIFVDKFPTPIDIAIVVTPLVYTGRVARKMEKDIRRKDENFPSFIRSLGSSAGARGGMIDDALKALKSHDFGPLTGDVNELYKRLTTRINKFRAWELFAANTGSNLIDRFSKMFIEATNLGGKPDVIGDMIANNFLRIVTLRKKRSQSASSLVGVLYGLTAGIAFTLNISLGVVELMQEMFTSSMQSSGSGVDAGIGMILHTDVGSMGTLSLLVLLIIAVHALISALMIRVVDGGHPLVGATDFVIMMWIGGGSAVLTEKGIASLLGVT; encoded by the coding sequence ATGAGTTACAGGAAAGCGTTCAAACTCATGAATATGGAACCTCTTGATTATGTCAAGAAGTTCGCTCTCCCTGTCATCGTGTTTGGATTTGTATTCTCGGCTATCTTTTACATCATGCTGCCCACCCTGTTTGTGGGAAATACCCGCATAATACCGGCACTTGTACCTGTACTCTGTATTATTTTTGCCGCCTACTATCCCATGTCCATACTGGGAGGCCATGCGGCAACTATCAACAATAATATGCATTACTACATCACCCAGATGGGTGTCATATCAACCGCAGACACACCCCGGATTGATATAATCCGTATCATTTCACAAAATAAGGCTTATAAGACCCTGGCAGAAGAGAGCCGGAAAATATACAACCTTGTAACCGTCTGGAATCTGAGCATGTCTGCAGCATGCCGGTTTGTAGCCAAACTCACCCCTTCGATCATCTATCAGGATTTTCTGGATCGGTTCGCCCACGGCCTGGAATCCGGCGAAGATATCCGCTCTTTTCTGGCAGCTGAGCAAAATGTTGTCATGAAGCAATATGAAGCGATGTACAACAGCGCTATGTATATGATCGAAGTTATCAAGGAACTTTTCGTATCCCTGGTAATGGCTCTCATATTCATGGCATCGTTTGCTCTCATAATGCCTGTGATCACCGGCATGGACGCCGTGATGCTGATGGGTATGGTCATTGCCATTTTTGCCATGGTCGATGTGGCCATGTTATTCTTCACAAAAAGCAAGGTACCAAAGGACCCGATCTGGATCCAATCAAATATTGTGACAAAGGAGAAGACACGTCTATACCGCTCCATTCCAATATCCCTCCTATTATGCCTGCTCATGGCAGTTGCTGTAATATTTGTTGATAAATTCCCCACCCCCATCGATATTGCAATTGTCGTTACACCCCTTGTCTATACAGGCAGGGTCGCCAGAAAAATGGAAAAAGATATTCGCCGCAAGGACGAGAATTTTCCTTCTTTTATCAGATCACTGGGAAGTTCGGCAGGTGCGAGGGGAGGTATGATCGATGATGCCCTGAAGGCCCTGAAAAGTCATGACTTCGGGCCTCTGACAGGGGATGTGAATGAACTGTACAAAAGGCTCACCACCCGTATCAATAAATTCCGGGCATGGGAGCTCTTTGCAGCAAATACCGGCAGCAATCTTATCGATCGTTTCAGCAAGATGTTCATCGAAGCCACGAACCTGGGTGGCAAACCAGATGTCATAGGGGATATGATCGCAAACAATTTTCTGAGGATTGTTACTCTCAGGAAAAAAAGGAGCCAATCAGCATCGAGTCTTGTAGGTGTCCTGTACGGCCTTACTGCGGGAATAGCATTTACACTGAATATTTCCCTGGGTGTGGTGGAACTTATGCAGGAGATGTTCACTTCATCCATGCAATCATCTGGCAGTGGTGTTGATGCCGGTATCGGGATGATCCTGCATACGGATGTGGGAAGCATGGGGACCCTTTCCCTTCTGGTCCTTCTGATAATAGCAGTCCATGCCCTTATATCTGCTCTGATGATACGGGTTGTGGACGGTGGGCATCCTCTGGTCGGAGCTACTGATTTTGTGATAATGATGTGGATCGGTGGAGGAAGTGCCGTGTTAACAGAGAAGGGAATTGCTTCCCTGCTGGGTGTGACCTGA